A stretch of Bombina bombina isolate aBomBom1 chromosome 2, aBomBom1.pri, whole genome shotgun sequence DNA encodes these proteins:
- the LOC128649762 gene encoding uncharacterized protein LOC128649762: MWSLRGMIATNLFVFVWVLLQKLPICDCNELSITNLTRSRRWSSSSIIRGWTGLWSSQDLHKDCLGKLTFNVGGKIEIFAEKHQDNLIGFWRVNQGNKVEWECKWVAWGKWTVGLVGEGVSVSTTFTNPIHTINGDNYNITKVIFEQQIGEGINWRVTAANFGGGIEVYLKIDQIKETTTFTPLIYSTLITTPKMKHYDNTPMCKGKSVVSSGPFQTSTIKPTPVLRDATFQFITWKIKIIDWLVSTHYQNCSRITATMEKALVKWAEGTRRRTRRDIMDTVLGGVGTGLGVVNSIDISSLTATLQSQGMLNAKGIHTQQMINTLVETLTQTVIQVQGPAIQHTEEILIGVISRLREVSWDFVCISMQTELSTDFKLIAQAMENNHTPLGGWEQSVVNSFASKHRELWLNSWLGCRENICRATSLVPTSGTYQNVYHLFSLGTPVTESHVLHHELEFPNFIWNGSHMEQVDMSGCIRFPSKILCLPNQARIIFDSCWHNHSYCNGFVEKVNPQDMIFPLGQGKVCFVALKPKDEVHVWFDRCNSREQITPGIYCITGYPVRISSLQFNFTVPQLLTYNATLGAPLITPILVDDAPWQKWVTLLQKDSVLLEHLKNFGERVHVNFYHQEQELQRIEHTFTEMSSVTWWQKLANSFSKQSSWGSALGNLFIHPFIIILFISILCIIIQICMCCYLKSLIARVYHLYYGMRMEASLVH, translated from the coding sequence atgtggagcctgagaggaatgatcgccacaaacctatttgtatttgtgtgggtgttattgcaaaaacttCCAATCTGTGACTGTAATGAACTTTCAATCACAAACCTCACAAGGAGTCGTAGATGGAGCTCAAGCAGCATCATCAGAGGATGGACAGGCTTATGGAGCTCTCAAGACCTTCACAAAGATTGTTtgggaaaattgacttttaatgtgggtgggaaaattgaaatatttgcagaaaaacatcaagacaatttaattggtttttggagggtcaatcagggtaataaagttgaatgggaatgtaagtgggtggcttggggaaaatggactgtaggtctggtgggagaaggtgtttctgtgtctacaacatttacaaatcctattcacactataaatggcgataactataatataaccaaggttatatttgaacaacaaattggagaagggattaattggagGGTTACAGCTGccaactttggtggagggattgaagtatacttaaaaatagaCCAAATAAAGGAAACAACCACATTTACgcctttgatctattctactttaatcactacaccaaagatgaaacattatgacaatactccaatgtgtaaggggaaaagtgttgtttctagtggtccatttcaaacaagtacaatcaagccaactccagtattgagggatgccacattccaatttatcacgtggaagattaaaataatagattggctagtttccacacattaccaaaattgttccagaattactgccactatggaaaaagcattagttaagtgggcagaaggtactaggagaaggactaggagggatatcatggatacagttttgggaggtgtgggaacagggctaggtgtggtaaattccattgacatatccagcttaacagcaaccttacagtctcaggggatgttaaatgcaaaagggattcatacgcaacaaatgataaacaccctggtagagacactgacacagacagtcattcaggttcagggtcctgccattcaacatacagaggaaatactgataggagtaattagtaggttaagggaagtatcctgggattttgtgtgtatttccatgcaaacagaattatcaactgactttaaattaatagcacaggctatggaaaataaccatacacctttgggagggtgggagcagtctgttgttaacagttttgcatcaaaacacagagaattatggttaaacagttggttgggatgcagggaaaatatatgcagggctacttcacttgtgcccactagtggtacctatcagaatgtttatcatttgttttcactaggaacacctgtcacagaatctcatgttttgcatcatgagttagagttcccaaattttatatggaatggttcccatatggaacaggtagatatgtctggctgcataaggtttccttctaaaattttatgtctacccaaccaggcaagaataatttttgattcctgctggcataatcactcatattgcaatggttttgtggagaaagttaatccccaagatatgatttttcccttaggacaaggaaaggtgtgttttgttgcattgaagcctaaagatgaagtgcatgtatggtttgacaggtgtaattcaagggaacaaatcacaccagggatttattgtattactgggtaccctgtgaggataagttcactacagtttaacttcactgtcccacagttactcacatataacgctaccttgggggctccactcataaccccaatattagtagatgatgcaccttggcaaaaatgggtaaccttattgcaaaaagactctgtgttactagaacatcttaaaaattttggggaacgtgttcatgtaaatttctaccatcaggaacaagaactacaaaggattgaacatacttTTACGGAGATGTCAAGTGTAacctggtggcagaaattagcaaattccttttcgaaacagtcatcatggggttctgcattgggaaatctgtttatacatccatttataatcatattatttatttctatattatgtataattattcaaatttgtatgtgttgttatttaaaatcattaattgcacgtgtatatcacttatattatggtatgcgaatggaagcgtctttagtacactaa